In Pseudomonadales bacterium, a single window of DNA contains:
- the secE gene encoding preprotein translocase subunit SecE, whose translation MSAKSSTPAETSKFDVLKWAVVITLVAVGVAGNAYYAEQSLLYRTLGLLVLAIVAGFVALQTAKGSALWKLLKEARTEIRKVVWPTKAETRQTTLIVIAVVIVVALLLWALDLLLGWIVSGIIG comes from the coding sequence ATGAGTGCTAAATCATCAACTCCTGCTGAGACTTCCAAGTTTGACGTCTTGAAGTGGGCGGTCGTTATTACGCTGGTGGCAGTTGGTGTGGCAGGTAATGCGTATTACGCTGAGCAATCCTTGCTGTATAGAACTCTGGGCCTGCTGGTGTTGGCGATTGTTGCCGGCTTTGTGGCGTTACAAACGGCTAAAGGGAGCGCGCTATGGAAGTTGTTGAAAGAAGCGCGCACTGAAATTCGGAAAGTGGTTTGGCCAACTAAGGCTGAGACCAGACAGACCACTTTAATTGTCATAGCGGTTGTGATTGTTGTGGCATTGCTGTTGTGGGCGCTGGACTTGCTGTTAGGTTGGATAGTATCTGGAATTATAGGTTAG
- the nusG gene encoding transcription termination/antitermination protein NusG, with the protein MAKRWYVVHAYSGYEKKVMRALQERVKLYEMEDHFGEILVPTEEVVEIRAGQKRKSERKFYPGYVLVQMEMNDETWHLVKSTPRVMGFIGGTADKPAPITEKEANAILQRVQDGVEQPRPKTLFETGEMVRVVDGPFADFSGVVEEVNYTKSRLQVAVTIFGRSTPVELDFSQVEKA; encoded by the coding sequence GTGGCTAAACGTTGGTATGTCGTACATGCGTATTCTGGATATGAGAAGAAAGTGATGCGCGCTTTGCAGGAGCGCGTAAAGCTGTATGAAATGGAAGACCATTTCGGTGAAATACTTGTGCCAACGGAAGAGGTGGTGGAGATTCGTGCTGGGCAAAAGCGTAAAAGTGAGCGGAAATTTTATCCGGGTTACGTTTTAGTGCAGATGGAGATGAATGACGAGACTTGGCATTTGGTGAAATCCACGCCGCGCGTAATGGGTTTTATTGGCGGCACGGCAGACAAGCCTGCGCCTATTACTGAAAAAGAGGCTAACGCAATATTACAGCGTGTTCAAGATGGTGTGGAGCAGCCGCGTCCTAAAACCTTGTTTGAAACAGGGGAGATGGTGCGAGTTGTTGACGGCCCATTTGCCGATTTCTCTGGTGTGGTAGAGGAAGTGAATTACACCAAAAGTAGATTGCAGGTGGCGGTGACCATTTTTGGTCGTTCGACACCTGTTGAGCTTGACTTTAGTCAAGTGGAAAAGGCCTAG
- the rplK gene encoding 50S ribosomal protein L11: MAKKIQAYIKLQVKAGQANPSPPVGPALGQHGVNIMEFCKAFNAQSQSMEQGMPIPVVITVYSDRSFTFITKTPPASILLKKAAGLKSGSGRPNTQKVGKVSRAQLEDIASTKMPDLTAADMDAAVRTIAGSARSMGIETEGVE, encoded by the coding sequence ATGGCTAAAAAAATACAGGCTTATATCAAGCTACAGGTGAAGGCAGGTCAAGCGAATCCTAGTCCGCCAGTTGGACCCGCCCTGGGTCAGCACGGCGTAAATATCATGGAATTTTGTAAGGCGTTCAATGCTCAGTCGCAAAGTATGGAGCAAGGTATGCCAATTCCGGTGGTGATTACGGTATACAGTGATCGTAGTTTTACCTTTATTACCAAGACTCCCCCAGCCTCTATTCTGTTGAAAAAAGCAGCTGGACTTAAAAGTGGCAGTGGTCGGCCTAATACGCAAAAAGTTGGCAAAGTGAGTCGTGCTCAACTGGAAGATATCGCCAGCACTAAGATGCCCGACCTAACAGCGGCAGATATGGATGCAGCGGTGCGTACTATTGCGGGCAGTGCGCGCAGTATGGGTATTGAAACGGAAGGAGTTGAGTAA
- the rplA gene encoding 50S ribosomal protein L1 produces the protein MAKLSKRAKAINEKLEQNKLYPFTDAASLLTELSTVKFKESVDVAVNLGVDVRKSDQVVRGSTVLPNGTGKDVRVAVFAQGANADKAKAAGAEIVGMDDLAAEIKAGKLDFDVVIATPDAMRVVGTLGQVLGPRGLMPNPKVGTVTPDVETAVKNAKAGQVRFRTDKSGIVHCSIGKVGFSPEALKQNVEALIADLKKLKPASAKGVYVKRVSVSTTMGPGIQIDQSTLEI, from the coding sequence ATGGCTAAATTAAGCAAGCGTGCAAAAGCTATTAACGAAAAGCTCGAGCAAAATAAATTATATCCTTTTACTGATGCGGCAAGTCTGTTGACCGAGCTGTCTACCGTCAAGTTTAAGGAGTCAGTGGATGTGGCCGTAAATCTGGGTGTTGATGTGCGTAAATCGGATCAGGTTGTGCGCGGCTCGACTGTGTTGCCTAACGGTACAGGAAAAGATGTGCGTGTTGCGGTATTTGCGCAGGGTGCCAATGCGGACAAAGCAAAGGCCGCCGGTGCTGAAATAGTTGGTATGGACGATTTGGCGGCGGAAATTAAAGCGGGCAAACTGGACTTTGATGTGGTGATTGCAACGCCTGATGCGATGCGAGTGGTGGGCACTTTGGGCCAAGTTCTTGGGCCTCGAGGTTTGATGCCTAACCCAAAGGTTGGCACAGTCACGCCAGATGTTGAAACGGCGGTTAAAAATGCAAAAGCTGGACAGGTTCGATTCCGTACAGATAAATCGGGAATCGTTCACTGTTCTATCGGAAAGGTTGGCTTTTCCCCGGAAGCGCTTAAGCAAAATGTTGAAGCTTTAATCGCTGATCTTAAAAAACTTAAGCCTGCCAGTGCGAAAGGTGTTTATGTTAAACGCGTTTCGGTTTCCACTACCATGGGGCCGGGTATTCAGATCGATCAAAGCACTTTAGAAATTTAA
- the rplJ gene encoding 50S ribosomal protein L10, whose product MALRLEDKKAIVAEVNEAAGSALAAVLADYHGLTVEQMTDLRKQARASGVYLRVVRNTLLKRAVEGTEYECIQSALTGPTILAFSQEDPGSAARLVQGFAKENKQLEVKALSVGGKLLAADQIDVLAKLPTKDQAISMLMSVMQAPVAKLARTLNEVPGKLVRTMAAVRDQKQEAA is encoded by the coding sequence GTGGCATTAAGACTCGAAGACAAAAAAGCAATTGTCGCTGAAGTCAATGAAGCTGCTGGTAGCGCTCTGGCTGCTGTGTTGGCTGATTATCATGGCCTCACAGTTGAGCAAATGACTGACCTGCGCAAGCAGGCGCGTGCGTCCGGTGTTTATTTGCGTGTTGTGCGCAATACATTGCTCAAACGCGCCGTCGAAGGTACTGAGTACGAGTGTATTCAATCAGCTCTTACCGGTCCTACGATTCTGGCATTTTCGCAAGAAGATCCAGGCTCAGCGGCTCGTCTGGTTCAAGGTTTCGCCAAAGAGAATAAACAGCTCGAAGTGAAGGCGTTATCTGTGGGCGGTAAACTATTAGCAGCAGATCAAATTGATGTGCTGGCTAAGTTGCCGACCAAAGATCAGGCGATATCCATGCTGATGAGCGTGATGCAGGCTCCAGTTGCTAAGCTGGCGCGTACCCTTAACGAAGTGCCTGGCAAGTTGGTGCGTACAATGGCGGCAGTTCGTGATCAGAAACAAGAGGCGGCTTAG
- the rplL gene encoding 50S ribosomal protein L7/L12, which yields MALSKEDILNAIAEMSVMDVVQLIEAMEEKFGVSAAAAVAAAPAAAAGDAGAAAVEQTEFDVILTAAGEKKVNVIKAVRTITGLGLKEAKDMVDSAPSTVKEGASKDEAEEIKKQLVEAGASVELK from the coding sequence ATGGCTCTATCTAAAGAAGATATTTTAAATGCAATTGCTGAAATGAGCGTGATGGATGTAGTTCAGCTGATCGAAGCAATGGAAGAAAAGTTTGGAGTGTCAGCGGCAGCAGCTGTTGCGGCAGCTCCTGCAGCGGCTGCTGGTGATGCTGGTGCGGCGGCAGTAGAGCAAACTGAGTTTGACGTTATTCTAACCGCCGCAGGCGAGAAGAAAGTTAACGTTATTAAAGCGGTTCGCACTATTACCGGTCTTGGTTTGAAAGAAGCCAAAGATATGGTAGACAGCGCACCTTCTACAGTTAAAGAAGGTGCCAGCAAGGACGAAGCGGAAGAGATTAAAAAGCAGTTAGTTGAAGCTGGTGCGAGCGTAGAGCTTAAGTAA